In Candidatus Saccharimonadales bacterium, the genomic window GGATCTATCCATAACACGCTGCTCTGTGACATCGGCAAGTGTTACGACTGCGCCGTCTATATTTCCATCATGGGCGACAGGAGATATTGCGATAACAAGTACTTTGTTTTGCAGATTTACATCATAAATCTCTGTTGTCTTGCCTGATAGTATTACCTGGTTCACTCTTTCCCTGAGAGGCACCGTCGAGCCAAGCGCATGAACAACGGCGTCAAAACTATGTTTGCCAGTCAGCCCAAGAAGTTTTGTCGCGGAAGTATTGAGCGCTTTTATATGCAGGTCTTTTGTCACGATAACAAAGCCGAATGTCAAACTTTCTATCGAAGCTGTTAGCCGTGCATGTTCCGCATTAAGTTCATCCGTCCGGCGGCGAACTTCACTTTCAATGTTTTGTTTTTCATACGCGTTCAATCTATAGGACCGCAGCAACAATATTCCGACCGCTATGATCAGAATCATCGTTAGAATAGTACCGGCGGCAAGCGCAAGCGTCGTTTCACTCTCCGCAACCTTTTCTTTAATTTTTCCATTATTCAATTCGGACATTTTGATATTTTCCAGGCTTGCCAGATTGACGCGGAGTGCGTCCATCGTATTTTTTCCTTCGTCGCTGAGAACGATTTCTAGAGCCGCCTGCGGCTGGCCCGCCCGGCGCAGCTGTATGGTACTGTTAAGTTCAGCAAACTTCTGGTCTGACAGAATCCTGATAGTGGCAATTGACTGCTGCATTTCTGGGGCAAGTTTTTCAAGAGTATCAATGTTACGCGATACCGCTACCCGCGCGTTTGTATACGGTTGCAAATAACGTTCTTTGCCTGTTAGCAAATATCCGCGTTGACCGGTTTCTGCATCTCCGAGCGCAGCCAGCGTCCGGTTTGCGGCAAGGATAACATTATACGTTGTGTCCACTTCGGTTCTGGTTTTGATAAATACCTTCGTACCGTGTAGCGTAATCAAACTGACCGCAATGAATAGAACCGGTAATATCAAAAAACCAATAACAATACTAAGCCGCGAATGTTTGCCGCTACTACTTTTACCAAAAAATAATGTCCCCATAATGCCTTCCTCAGCACGCAGCAGCAGCATTGAAGACGCCAACAGCATGAAACAAATTGTCGTATGGAGCGCCATGGGAATGAAGGTGCCGACACCATAGAGTGACTTAACACCGTACAGGTAGCCGTTCAAAGCCAAAAATGCCAAAAATAGACTGGTAAAGCTCAGGTACTGCGCTAAATGAACCCGGTGAGATGTTGGTCTTGCCAGCAGCATTAATCCACAGCCGGCAATAAAAAAGTTAAGTGCAGTGTTGGGGGCTATCCGGCTTGGCAAAAAATTGCCGTTGTTGACGAGCTTATCGGTAAACAGCCATTGGTCTACGGGTATATCCCATCCGCTGAGCAAGGCTGCCAGCTTCAGAAAGCCGATTGTTGCTATTACAAAACCACTCACCAGCGCTACCTGGTATTTATGTTTGACCAGCGCTGCCAATGCAACGCCTGCAATCATAAACCCGACAGCCGTCACGGGATTCATAGATAACATGTTGGGCAAGACGCTTTTCAGGTATTGGCTGTCTATTGCCCAGCCTACCTCGACCAATATTCCGACTAAACCAATAAGCAGGGCAATACAAAGCGGAATGACAGTCTGAAGCTTTCGAATGCGAAACATACGTATTCTAAGTATATAAATACATAAGCGTTATTCCAAATCGAGACACGCCCACACAGTATTACCTCGTTATTGTTCTAATACTGCTATAGCTATACCATATTGATACCATTATGCTGGTACGGCGTATGACATTACTGGTATACTTAACAGATATGAAACGACTATCTGGATTTTCTGTATTGGGTTTTGCGCGCAAATATAAACTCTTTAGCCTGACATTGTTGGTAGCGATAATCAGCCTCGTCCTGCGGTCACTCGATCAGCAAACGGCAGCAAACTGGCTGTTGGCTGCAACCGCCCTCATCGTCGCGTTGCCGCTGGTACGCGACATGTACCAGGACATACGGCACGGTACGTATGGCATCGATCTGCTCGCTATCACGGCCATCGTCAGTGCAGTCATACTCAAAGAATATTGGACGGCTATCGTTATCGTTCTTATGCTGACAGGTGGTGGCGCGCTTGAAGATTATGCTGAAAATCGCTCACGTCGTGAGCTCGATGCGCTACTCAATCGAGCACCGCAAAAAGCGCACATTGTGCGTGGACGCAAGGTGGTTGATATCGCGGCTAGCGCCGTTCGGACTGGTGACACTATTCTTATCAAACCTGGTGAAGTCGTACCAGTTGATGCTGAAATTATTGACGGCACAGCCAGCTTTGATGAATCTAGCTTGACCGGAGAAAGCCTGCCAGAATCCAAAACAGTTGGTGATGACATACTCAGTGGATCGATTAATCTTGATGGTGCCATCAGGGCGCGCGCCGTTCATATTGCCGCCGACAGCCAATATCAACAAATCGTCAAGCTCGTCACCAGCGCCGCCAACAGTCAGGCACCATTCGTGCGTCTGGCCGACCGTTATAGTATTCCATTTACTATCATTGCCTTTGCAATTGCCGGCGGCGTCTGGATAGCGTCTGGCGACCCGGTTCGCTTCCTGCAAGTTATCGTCGTTGCTACACCCTGCCCTTTGCTGTTGGCAGCTCCAATCGCCATTATCAGCGGCATGAGCCGCGCCAGCAAACAGGGTATCATCGTCAGAACTGGCTCCGCCCTCGAACGCCT contains:
- a CDS encoding CHASE3 domain-containing protein; translated protein: MFRIRKLQTVIPLCIALLIGLVGILVEVGWAIDSQYLKSVLPNMLSMNPVTAVGFMIAGVALAALVKHKYQVALVSGFVIATIGFLKLAALLSGWDIPVDQWLFTDKLVNNGNFLPSRIAPNTALNFFIAGCGLMLLARPTSHRVHLAQYLSFTSLFLAFLALNGYLYGVKSLYGVGTFIPMALHTTICFMLLASSMLLLRAEEGIMGTLFFGKSSSGKHSRLSIVIGFLILPVLFIAVSLITLHGTKVFIKTRTEVDTTYNVILAANRTLAALGDAETGQRGYLLTGKERYLQPYTNARVAVSRNIDTLEKLAPEMQQSIATIRILSDQKFAELNSTIQLRRAGQPQAALEIVLSDEGKNTMDALRVNLASLENIKMSELNNGKIKEKVAESETTLALAAGTILTMILIIAVGILLLRSYRLNAYEKQNIESEVRRRTDELNAEHARLTASIESLTFGFVIVTKDLHIKALNTSATKLLGLTGKHSFDAVVHALGSTVPLRERVNQVILSGKTTEIYDVNLQNKVLVIAISPVAHDGNIDGAVVTLADVTEQRVMDRSRDEFFSIASHELRTPLTAIRGTTSMILDMYGDKLPDSSLKEMIHDMHEASVRLISTVNNFLDTSTLEQGKHMFAIEKVQLSTLVPRSVALAASIKHAEVETNVQVDNLPLVLADKTALGQVVDVLLSNAYKFTDAGVVTIRGKRKDGTVQLIISDTGKGVAADKQFLLFRKFQQASDNILTRDVTHSVGLGLYNARLLCEGMGCTIDLQSSKIGEGSSFVITLPIAD